Proteins encoded in a region of the Pseudomonas putida genome:
- a CDS encoding LysR family transcriptional regulator, with the protein MQLPDMNLLVALDVLLDEGSVVGAAQRMNLSPAAMSRTLGRIREAMGDPILVRAGRGLVPTPRALALREQVHGLVEQAGQVFRSRDDVDLVNLDRAFNIRTNDLFIALYGAQLLSMMLAQAPRTVLRFVPEGSGDDDAVLRNGHIDLIISSAVELGPEIKVQSLFSTYFVGLARVGHPIFDAPITPERFAAYPQISVSRRGRANGPIDVALANHKVERRVALITTSFHSAMFSLPDSDLILPIPANILNSVQRLKLPLRSFEIPVPLEKVNVKQAWHPRFDNDPAHRWLRQTLKACGRIDP; encoded by the coding sequence ATGCAACTCCCGGACATGAACCTGCTCGTCGCCCTCGATGTCCTGCTCGACGAGGGCAGCGTGGTCGGCGCAGCTCAGCGAATGAACCTGAGCCCGGCGGCCATGAGCCGGACACTGGGGCGCATTCGCGAAGCCATGGGTGACCCGATCCTGGTGCGTGCCGGCCGTGGCCTTGTGCCCACGCCGCGGGCGCTGGCCCTGCGCGAGCAGGTGCATGGGTTGGTAGAGCAAGCCGGGCAGGTGTTCCGTAGCCGTGATGATGTCGACCTGGTGAACCTGGACCGTGCCTTCAACATACGCACCAATGACCTGTTCATCGCCCTGTACGGCGCCCAATTGCTGAGCATGATGCTGGCCCAGGCGCCGCGAACGGTGTTGCGCTTCGTCCCGGAGGGCAGCGGTGACGATGATGCGGTGCTGCGCAACGGGCATATCGATTTGATCATCAGCTCGGCCGTTGAACTTGGCCCGGAAATCAAGGTGCAGAGCCTGTTCAGCACCTACTTCGTGGGCCTGGCGCGTGTGGGGCACCCGATTTTCGACGCCCCGATCACCCCAGAGCGTTTTGCCGCCTACCCGCAGATCAGCGTATCGCGGCGCGGCCGGGCCAATGGGCCGATCGATGTGGCGTTGGCCAACCACAAGGTAGAGCGGCGGGTGGCCCTGATCACCACCAGCTTTCATTCGGCGATGTTCTCACTGCCGGATTCGGACTTGATCCTGCCGATACCCGCCAACATCCTCAACAGTGTGCAGCGGCTGAAGCTGCCATTGCGCTCGTTCGAGATCCCGGTGCCGTTGGAGAAAGTCAATGTGAAGCAGGCGTGGCACCCGCGTTTCGACAACGACCCCGCACACCGTTGGCTGCGCCAGACGTTGAAAGCGTGTGGGCGCATTGACCCGTGA
- a CDS encoding universal stress protein has translation MPSSVLIAIDASPASSALLALARRYCRPGHHELHVLLAIDSTFAVHEQPAPYTTEELEEYPAACEEQQHADHAVTEAVRELQQAGFASRGCMVAGQPVDVIVTKAHELNCELIIMGHRHLSRLGRLLDPSISAKVIDQVKVPVLVGAAG, from the coding sequence ATGCCCAGCTCCGTCCTGATCGCCATCGACGCCTCCCCGGCTTCCAGTGCCCTGCTGGCCCTCGCCCGCCGCTACTGCCGCCCTGGCCATCACGAATTGCACGTGCTGCTGGCCATCGATTCCACCTTCGCCGTGCATGAGCAACCAGCGCCCTATACCACCGAAGAGCTGGAGGAATACCCCGCCGCCTGCGAGGAACAGCAGCATGCCGACCACGCCGTGACCGAGGCCGTGCGCGAACTGCAGCAAGCCGGCTTTGCCAGCCGAGGTTGCATGGTGGCTGGGCAGCCGGTCGATGTGATCGTGACTAAGGCGCACGAACTCAATTGCGAGCTGATCATCATGGGCCACCGTCACCTGTCGCGGCTGGGACGGTTGCTCGACCCTTCCATCAGCGCGAAGGTGATTGACCAGGTGAAGGTGCCAGTGTTGGTGGGGGCGGCGGGGTAG
- a CDS encoding efflux RND transporter periplasmic adaptor subunit: MKKFFSLIATLLVLVAAVAIGRQLWLHYMTTPWTRDGRVRADIINVAADVPGYVVDVPVKDNQRVKKGDLLIQIDPEHYQLAVDQAKALVASRKATWEMRKVNAKRRADMDNLVISKENRDDASNIANAAQADYQQALAELAAAELNLKRTHIVATVDGYVTNLNIHKGDYARTGEAVMAVVDENSFWVYGFFEETKLPHVKVGDQAELQMMSGERIKGHVESIARGIYDRDNPQSRELIADVNPTFNWVRLAQRVPVRIHIDEVPEGFLLAAGTTCTVVVKPSSP; this comes from the coding sequence ATGAAAAAGTTCTTCAGCCTGATCGCCACCCTGCTGGTGCTGGTCGCTGCCGTGGCCATCGGTCGCCAGTTGTGGTTGCACTACATGACCACCCCATGGACCCGCGACGGCCGCGTGCGTGCCGACATCATCAACGTCGCCGCCGACGTGCCCGGCTACGTGGTGGACGTACCGGTCAAGGACAACCAGCGGGTGAAGAAGGGCGACCTGCTGATCCAGATCGACCCCGAGCACTACCAGTTGGCGGTCGACCAGGCCAAGGCGCTGGTCGCCTCGCGCAAGGCCACCTGGGAAATGCGCAAGGTCAACGCCAAGCGCCGGGCCGACATGGACAACCTGGTGATCTCCAAGGAAAACCGCGACGATGCCAGCAACATTGCCAACGCTGCCCAAGCCGATTACCAGCAAGCCCTTGCTGAACTGGCCGCAGCCGAACTGAACCTCAAGCGCACGCACATCGTGGCCACGGTGGATGGCTATGTGACCAACCTGAACATCCACAAGGGCGACTATGCGCGTACCGGTGAGGCGGTGATGGCGGTGGTCGATGAGAACTCGTTCTGGGTGTACGGCTTCTTCGAGGAGACCAAGCTGCCGCACGTGAAGGTGGGTGACCAGGCCGAGCTGCAGATGATGAGCGGCGAGCGCATCAAGGGGCATGTGGAGAGCATCGCCCGTGGCATCTACGACCGCGACAACCCGCAAAGCCGCGAGCTGATTGCCGATGTGAACCCTACGTTCAACTGGGTGCGGCTGGCGCAGCGGGTGCCGGTGCGTATTCACATCGATGAAGTGCCGGAAGGGTTTTTGCTGGCGGCGGGGACGACTTGTACGGTGGTGGTGAAGCCGAGTTCGCCTTGA
- a CDS encoding DUF1656 domain-containing protein: MPREIAFHGVYMPTMTLMFLFALGLAWGLDRFIASHDGYRFFWHPALLRLSLFVCLFGAMALTVYW, translated from the coding sequence ATGCCCCGTGAAATCGCCTTCCATGGCGTGTACATGCCCACCATGACCTTGATGTTCCTGTTCGCCCTGGGCCTGGCCTGGGGCCTGGACCGGTTCATCGCCAGCCATGATGGCTACCGTTTCTTCTGGCACCCGGCGCTGCTGCGCCTGAGCCTGTTCGTCTGCCTGTTCGGCGCCATGGCGCTTACTGTCTACTGGTGA
- a CDS encoding FUSC family protein, producing the protein MSTSSLPVRWLQSLEWRRGFFAWARTDGVTWVYIFKVLAAAFITLWLAMRLELPQPRTAMITVFIVMQPQSGHVFAKSFYRVLGTLAGSAMMVALIAIFPQNTELFLPSLALWVGLCSAGAMRYRTFRAYGFVLAGYTAAMIGLPVLQHPDQAFMAAVWRVLEIALGILVSTFVSAAILPQSASAAMRNALYQRFGVFAGVVVEALRGDSQKDRFESSNVRFVAEAVGLESLRNVTAFEDPHMRRRSGRLVRMNSEFMAITTRFNALHRLLERLRARGPLQIVSAIEPGLNTLVELLQPYVGRALTDADALRLTLELAAYKEGLQAQVRGLRAEYLATDPSESDLLDFHTAFELLYRFVDEMFSYAETHASLAAHTHQREQWDEPYVAQTSWLVSLAAGVRASAVLLLLGSYWLLSDWPSGAMMTLIATVTVGLSAASPNPKRMSFQMACGTAIGAFVGFFETFFVFPWIDGFPLLCMVLAPVFVLGAFLSSRPAYAGYGIGLLVFFAIGSVPNNLTVYDPYTFINDYIGMVIGMFVCAAAGAIILPPNSRWLWSRLEQELREQVLFAISGRLRGIGTAFESRTRDLLHQAYGLAAGKPQVQSQLMGWMFTVLEIGHAVIELRKEQARAPEHPAYAESQPWRQAIRVMGRALARLFLQPSASNHERALVAVDHAIARVQATDEPFARHFDTSVLRRAQSYLHFIRSSLLDPQSPLAPAKGLHHAP; encoded by the coding sequence ATGAGCACTTCCAGTTTGCCCGTGCGCTGGCTGCAAAGCCTGGAATGGCGCCGGGGCTTCTTTGCCTGGGCGCGCACCGACGGCGTGACCTGGGTGTACATCTTCAAGGTGCTGGCCGCCGCGTTCATCACGTTGTGGCTGGCCATGCGCCTTGAGCTGCCGCAACCACGCACGGCCATGATCACCGTGTTCATCGTCATGCAGCCGCAAAGCGGGCATGTGTTCGCCAAAAGCTTCTACCGGGTGCTCGGCACCCTGGCCGGCTCGGCGATGATGGTGGCACTGATCGCCATCTTCCCGCAGAACACCGAGCTGTTCCTGCCCAGCCTGGCGCTGTGGGTGGGCCTGTGCTCGGCCGGTGCCATGCGCTACCGCACCTTCCGCGCCTATGGCTTCGTGCTGGCCGGTTACACCGCCGCGATGATCGGCCTGCCGGTACTGCAGCACCCTGACCAGGCGTTCATGGCAGCCGTATGGCGGGTGCTGGAGATTGCCTTGGGGATTCTGGTGTCGACCTTCGTCAGTGCCGCAATCCTGCCGCAGTCGGCCAGCGCCGCGATGCGTAACGCCCTGTACCAGCGCTTTGGCGTGTTCGCCGGGGTGGTGGTCGAGGCCCTGCGTGGCGATAGCCAAAAGGACCGTTTCGAGAGCAGCAACGTGCGTTTCGTGGCAGAGGCCGTAGGCCTTGAAAGCTTGCGCAACGTCACCGCCTTCGAAGACCCGCACATGCGCCGGCGCAGTGGTCGGCTGGTGCGGATGAACAGTGAGTTCATGGCCATCACCACGCGCTTCAACGCCCTGCACCGCTTGCTGGAGCGGCTGCGTGCCCGTGGCCCGCTACAGATTGTCAGTGCCATCGAGCCGGGCCTGAATACCTTGGTGGAGCTGCTGCAGCCCTACGTGGGGCGGGCGTTGACCGACGCCGATGCACTGCGCCTGACCCTGGAGCTGGCCGCCTACAAGGAAGGCCTGCAGGCCCAGGTGCGCGGCTTGCGGGCCGAATACCTGGCGACCGACCCCAGTGAATCCGACTTGCTCGACTTTCACACCGCGTTCGAACTGCTGTATCGCTTCGTCGACGAGATGTTCAGCTACGCCGAAACCCATGCCTCGCTGGCCGCGCACACGCACCAGCGCGAGCAGTGGGACGAGCCCTACGTGGCGCAGACCAGCTGGCTGGTGTCGCTGGCCGCCGGTGTGCGTGCCTCGGCGGTGCTGTTGCTGCTGGGTAGCTACTGGCTACTCAGTGACTGGCCCAGCGGCGCCATGATGACCCTGATCGCCACCGTCACCGTGGGCCTTTCGGCGGCGTCGCCGAACCCCAAGCGCATGTCGTTCCAGATGGCCTGCGGCACGGCCATCGGTGCTTTTGTCGGGTTCTTCGAAACGTTCTTCGTGTTCCCCTGGATCGACGGTTTCCCGCTGCTGTGCATGGTGCTGGCACCCGTGTTCGTGTTGGGCGCGTTTCTGTCGTCGCGCCCGGCCTATGCCGGCTACGGCATCGGCTTGCTGGTGTTTTTCGCGATTGGCTCGGTGCCGAACAACCTCACCGTGTATGACCCCTACACCTTCATCAACGACTACATCGGCATGGTGATCGGCATGTTCGTCTGTGCCGCCGCCGGGGCGATCATCCTGCCGCCCAACAGCCGCTGGTTGTGGAGCCGCCTGGAACAAGAGCTGCGCGAGCAGGTGCTGTTCGCCATCAGTGGTCGCCTGCGCGGCATCGGCACGGCGTTCGAAAGCCGCACCCGCGACCTGTTGCACCAGGCCTATGGCCTGGCGGCGGGCAAGCCGCAGGTGCAGAGCCAGTTGATGGGCTGGATGTTCACCGTGCTGGAAATCGGCCACGCCGTGATCGAGTTGCGCAAGGAGCAGGCCCGTGCGCCGGAGCACCCGGCCTACGCAGAGTCGCAGCCGTGGCGCCAGGCGATTCGCGTCATGGGCCGTGCCCTGGCGCGGTTGTTCCTGCAGCCAAGCGCCAGCAACCACGAGCGTGCATTGGTGGCCGTGGACCATGCCATCGCCCGCGTGCAGGCCACCGACGAGCCGTTCGCCCGGCACTTCGACACCTCGGTGCTGCGCCGTGCGCAAAGCTACCTGCACTTCATCCGTTCTTCCCTGCTGGACCCACAGTCGCCACTGGCACCGGCGAAAGGATTGCACCATGCCCCGTGA
- a CDS encoding LysR family transcriptional regulator, whose amino-acid sequence MDTLQNMRAFSCVAQLGSFTAAAAQLDTTTANVSRAVSNLEAHLQTRLLNRTTRRIALTEAGKRYLMRCEQILTYVEEAEAEASDAHARPAGQLKVHSMTGVGQHFVVDAIARYRESHPDVTFDLTMANRVPDLLDEGYDVSIVLATELPDSGFVSQRLGITYSIVCASPGYIARHGTAHKPADLLKHACLRMVSPVIPLEKWLFDGPEGQEMVNITSSPFMVNTADAMKTAIRSGMGVGVLPIYSAIDGLRDGSLVRVLPEYRLQELNLYAIYPSRQYLDAKIKTWVEYLRNSLPEILAAHEADLKTHQVLIAN is encoded by the coding sequence ATGGACACCCTGCAAAACATGCGTGCTTTCAGTTGCGTAGCCCAGCTTGGCAGCTTTACCGCTGCTGCCGCGCAACTGGATACGACCACCGCGAACGTGTCGCGGGCGGTCTCCAACCTGGAAGCCCATCTGCAAACAAGGCTGCTCAACCGTACCACCCGCCGCATTGCGCTGACCGAGGCCGGCAAGCGTTACCTGATGCGTTGCGAACAGATTCTTACCTATGTGGAAGAAGCCGAAGCCGAAGCCAGCGATGCCCACGCCCGCCCGGCCGGGCAGTTGAAGGTGCACTCGATGACCGGGGTGGGCCAGCACTTCGTGGTCGATGCCATCGCCCGCTACCGCGAGTCGCACCCGGACGTCACCTTCGACCTGACCATGGCCAACCGCGTGCCCGACCTGCTCGACGAGGGTTATGACGTGTCCATCGTGCTGGCCACCGAACTGCCCGATTCGGGGTTCGTGTCACAGCGCCTTGGCATCACCTACAGCATCGTCTGCGCCTCGCCCGGCTACATCGCCCGCCACGGCACTGCGCACAAGCCCGCCGACCTGCTCAAGCATGCCTGCCTGCGCATGGTCAGCCCGGTGATCCCGCTGGAAAAGTGGCTGTTCGACGGCCCGGAAGGCCAGGAGATGGTCAACATCACCAGCTCGCCGTTCATGGTCAACACCGCCGATGCCATGAAGACCGCGATCCGCAGCGGCATGGGCGTAGGCGTGCTGCCGATCTATTCGGCCATCGACGGCCTGCGTGACGGTAGCCTGGTGCGAGTGTTGCCCGAGTACCGCCTGCAGGAACTGAACCTGTACGCCATCTACCCATCGCGGCAGTACCTGGATGCCAAGATCAAGACCTGGGTCGAGTACCTGCGCAACTCGCTGCCAGAGATTCTCGCGGCCCATGAGGCGGACCTGAAAACCCATCAAGTGCTCATCGCCAACTAA
- a CDS encoding 2-hydroxyacid dehydrogenase, whose product MKKTVLAFSRITPAMAERLQQDFNVILPNPKLGDINAQFNEALPEAHGLIGVGRKLGRAQLEGAAKLEVVSSVSVGYDNYDLDYFNERGIALTNTPDVLTESTADLGFSLIMGCARRTAELDAWTKAGNWQATVGPAHFGSDVHGKTLGIVGMGNIGAAIARRGRFGFNMSVIYAGNSRKTALEQELGAQLRSLEQLLAEADFVVIVVPLSDASRKLIGARELKLMKPSAFLINIARGPVVDEAALIEALQNGTLRGAGLDVYEKEPLSDSPLFKLPNALTLPHIGSATAETREAMANRAMDNLRAALLGERPRDLVNPQVWKG is encoded by the coding sequence ATGAAAAAGACTGTCCTGGCCTTCAGCCGTATCACCCCGGCCATGGCCGAGCGCCTGCAGCAAGACTTCAACGTGATTCTGCCCAACCCCAAGCTCGGCGACATCAACGCCCAGTTCAACGAAGCCCTGCCCGAGGCCCACGGCCTGATCGGCGTTGGCCGCAAGCTGGGCCGTGCACAGCTTGAAGGCGCGGCCAAGCTGGAGGTGGTGTCCAGTGTTTCGGTCGGCTATGACAACTACGACTTGGACTACTTCAACGAACGCGGCATCGCCCTGACCAACACCCCCGACGTGCTCACCGAAAGCACCGCCGACCTGGGCTTCTCGCTGATCATGGGCTGTGCCCGCCGCACCGCCGAACTGGATGCCTGGACCAAGGCCGGCAACTGGCAGGCCACCGTAGGCCCGGCCCATTTCGGCAGCGATGTGCATGGCAAGACGCTGGGTATCGTCGGCATGGGCAACATCGGCGCTGCCATTGCCCGCCGTGGCCGGTTCGGTTTCAACATGTCGGTCATCTACGCTGGCAACAGCCGCAAGACCGCGCTGGAGCAAGAACTTGGGGCGCAGTTGCGCAGCCTGGAGCAGTTGCTGGCCGAAGCTGACTTCGTGGTCATTGTGGTGCCGTTGTCCGACGCCAGCCGCAAGCTGATTGGCGCCCGCGAGCTGAAACTGATGAAGCCGAGTGCCTTCCTGATCAACATCGCTCGCGGGCCGGTGGTGGATGAAGCGGCGCTGATCGAAGCCCTGCAGAACGGTACCCTTCGTGGGGCTGGTCTGGATGTGTACGAGAAGGAACCGCTGAGCGATTCGCCGCTGTTCAAGCTGCCCAATGCGCTGACCTTGCCGCACATTGGTTCGGCCACTGCCGAAACCCGTGAGGCCATGGCCAATCGGGCGATGGACAACCTGCGCGCGGCGCTGCTGGGCGAGCGGCCGCGGGACCTGGTGAACCCGCAGGTGTGGAAAGGCTGA
- a CDS encoding DMT family transporter has product MNLSLYLLTVLIWGTTWIALKLQLGVVAIPVSIVYRFALAGLILFAILLLTRRLQPMNRRGHLICLAQGFCLFCVNFMCFLTASQWIASGLIAVVFSTATLWNALNARVFFGQKIAANVLGGGALGLLGLGLLFWPELSHHAASRETLYGLGLALLGTLCFSAGNMLSSMQQKAGLKPMTTNAWGMVYGAAMLMVYCLVSGIPFNMEWNTRYIGSLMYLVIPGSVIGFTAYLTLVGRMGPERAAYCTVLFPLVALNVSAVAEGYQWTAPALLGLVAVMAGNVLVFRKPRVRVAGGVVVAK; this is encoded by the coding sequence ATGAACCTGTCACTCTACCTGCTCACCGTCCTGATCTGGGGCACTACCTGGATCGCCTTGAAGCTCCAGCTGGGCGTGGTCGCCATCCCGGTCTCGATCGTCTATCGCTTCGCCCTGGCTGGCCTGATTCTGTTCGCCATCCTATTGCTCACCCGCCGCCTGCAACCGATGAACCGCCGTGGCCACCTGATCTGCCTGGCACAGGGCTTTTGCCTGTTCTGCGTCAATTTCATGTGCTTTCTCACTGCCAGCCAGTGGATCGCCAGTGGTCTGATCGCCGTGGTGTTCTCCACTGCAACCCTGTGGAACGCACTTAATGCGCGGGTCTTCTTCGGCCAGAAAATCGCCGCCAATGTACTGGGCGGTGGTGCCCTGGGCCTGCTTGGGCTGGGGCTGCTGTTCTGGCCCGAGCTGTCCCATCATGCGGCCAGCCGTGAAACCCTGTACGGCCTTGGCCTGGCGCTGCTCGGCACGCTGTGCTTCTCGGCGGGCAACATGCTGTCGAGCATGCAGCAGAAGGCCGGGCTCAAGCCCATGACCACCAATGCCTGGGGCATGGTCTACGGGGCGGCCATGCTGATGGTTTATTGCCTGGTCAGCGGCATTCCTTTCAACATGGAGTGGAACACCCGCTACATCGGTTCGCTGATGTATCTGGTAATTCCGGGTTCGGTGATCGGTTTCACCGCCTACCTGACTCTGGTCGGCCGCATGGGGCCAGAGCGCGCGGCCTACTGCACGGTGCTGTTTCCGTTGGTGGCGTTGAATGTGTCGGCGGTGGCCGAGGGGTATCAGTGGACGGCACCGGCCTTGTTGGGGCTGGTGGCGGTGATGGCGGGGAATGTGCTGGTGTTTCGCAAGCCTCGGGTCCGGGTGGCTGGCGGTGTTGTGGTGGCCAAATAG
- a CDS encoding helix-turn-helix domain-containing protein: MTPLTQLQVFNAMHASPHARLELSAHLGDGLAAALWSNRDDARDYQAPTHHTLSCYIADGTGTFRRQRPADKGAPGKLCVMPAGQESNWVVNGAIRLAHLYVSEAQFALGCVRLLDREPRELQLQEATFLDDPQQAARFRQLIQLDWDEPGERLLASSLAHEIVDHALLNQVGLRQGLRLKGGLAPNLRRQLVEYIEAHLDQPITLGELALRCNLSEYHFARMFRASFGLPPHQYLLARRLQRACELLRLGEMPLGEIALLCGFASASHFSNRFRQALGATPGEYRSAIRG; this comes from the coding sequence ATGACGCCACTCACCCAGTTGCAAGTGTTCAACGCCATGCATGCCTCGCCCCACGCCCGGCTGGAGCTGAGCGCGCACCTGGGCGACGGGCTGGCGGCGGCGTTGTGGAGCAACCGTGACGATGCTCGTGATTACCAGGCACCGACCCATCACACCCTGTCGTGCTACATCGCCGACGGCACCGGCACCTTCCGCCGCCAACGCCCGGCCGACAAGGGCGCACCCGGCAAGCTGTGCGTGATGCCGGCCGGGCAGGAATCGAACTGGGTGGTCAATGGCGCGATCCGGCTGGCACACCTGTATGTCAGCGAGGCGCAGTTCGCACTGGGCTGCGTGCGCCTGCTCGACCGTGAGCCACGGGAGCTGCAACTGCAGGAGGCGACCTTTCTGGACGATCCACAGCAGGCGGCACGCTTTCGCCAACTCATCCAACTGGACTGGGACGAGCCCGGCGAACGCCTGCTGGCCAGCAGCCTGGCACACGAAATCGTCGACCATGCGCTGCTCAACCAGGTCGGGCTGCGCCAAGGCCTGCGCCTGAAAGGCGGGCTGGCGCCGAACCTGCGCCGGCAGTTGGTCGAGTACATCGAAGCGCACCTGGACCAGCCGATTACCCTGGGTGAACTGGCCTTGCGCTGCAACTTGTCCGAATACCACTTCGCGCGCATGTTCCGCGCCAGTTTCGGGTTACCGCCGCATCAGTACTTGCTGGCCAGGCGGCTGCAGCGGGCTTGCGAGTTGTTGCGACTGGGGGAAATGCCGCTGGGCGAAATTGCCCTGTTGTGCGGGTTTGCCAGTGCCAGCCATTTCAGTAACCGCTTCCGGCAGGCCCTTGGCGCAACGCCTGGGGAATATCGCTCGGCCATTCGCGGCTAA
- a CDS encoding FecR domain-containing protein produces MSSMPPITEAQSQAALQWLSRINEQPAQAEGAAFKRWLLADPGHRAAYRQAQALWQKSAAPAQRLADEEQQALHRYLDAMARPAPRGRWRRVAALAMAACMVLALGIAGGWHPGYWLQDLQADYSSNGQVRQVTLADQSQVTLDAGSAIAVDFNQGERRVRLLHGAAFFQVTHTGEPFMVEAAGGEVRVLGTQFEVREQGEGALVTVRSGRVGVSPVPGELVRELTANQQVAYRAGRAGDTLAVDSDNRLAWREGWLNYYQVPLAQVLEDLGRYYPGRILLLDGELGQRKVSGSFPVAEPLLALDSLGNVMGFSRQTVLGRLTLIR; encoded by the coding sequence ATGAGCAGCATGCCCCCCATCACCGAGGCGCAATCCCAGGCCGCCCTGCAATGGCTCAGCCGCATCAACGAGCAGCCCGCACAAGCCGAAGGGGCGGCGTTCAAGCGCTGGTTGCTGGCCGACCCAGGGCACCGTGCAGCCTACCGACAGGCGCAGGCGCTGTGGCAGAAAAGTGCCGCCCCGGCGCAGCGGTTGGCCGACGAAGAACAGCAAGCCCTGCACCGCTACCTCGATGCCATGGCCAGGCCAGCGCCCCGTGGCCGGTGGCGGCGGGTGGCAGCACTGGCGATGGCAGCCTGCATGGTACTGGCCCTAGGTATTGCAGGTGGTTGGCACCCGGGTTACTGGTTGCAGGACCTGCAAGCGGACTACAGCAGTAACGGGCAGGTGCGCCAGGTGACCTTGGCTGACCAGTCGCAGGTCACGCTTGATGCAGGTAGCGCCATTGCGGTCGATTTCAACCAGGGCGAGCGCCGTGTGCGGCTGCTGCATGGCGCAGCCTTCTTCCAGGTGACCCATACCGGCGAGCCGTTCATGGTCGAAGCTGCCGGTGGAGAGGTGCGAGTCCTCGGTACCCAGTTCGAGGTGCGCGAGCAGGGTGAGGGGGCGCTGGTCACGGTGCGCAGTGGGCGCGTGGGGGTTAGCCCTGTTCCGGGCGAGTTGGTGCGTGAACTGACTGCCAACCAGCAGGTGGCCTATCGCGCAGGGCGCGCGGGCGACACGTTGGCGGTGGACAGTGATAACCGCCTGGCCTGGCGGGAAGGCTGGCTGAACTACTACCAGGTGCCGCTGGCGCAGGTGCTCGAGGACCTTGGGCGCTATTACCCAGGGCGCATCCTGCTGCTGGATGGCGAACTGGGGCAGCGCAAGGTCAGCGGCAGTTTCCCGGTGGCCGAGCCGTTGCTGGCGCTGGATTCGTTGGGCAATGTGATGGGCTTTTCGCGGCAGACGGTGTTGGGGCGTTTGACCCTGATTCGGTAG
- a CDS encoding RNA polymerase sigma factor, with protein sequence MSEQSDSIEPDADSAGARARFVQVFQAQRARMEALVSRRVGCRATASDLVQELFLRFWRRPEVKVEALDTYLLRCAGNLAIDHLRSEGSRERVAEVALQVDEAAMGHAPEQAVEIDHDLQRIEAALRALPERTRQIFLLNRIHGCKYGEIAKAMQLSQSAVEKHMMRALEACKASIAEPAPTPRRPGSARR encoded by the coding sequence GTGAGCGAGCAGAGCGATAGCATAGAGCCTGACGCCGACAGCGCAGGTGCGCGTGCTCGTTTCGTCCAGGTGTTCCAGGCCCAGCGCGCGCGCATGGAGGCGCTGGTCAGCCGCAGGGTCGGCTGCCGAGCTACCGCTTCGGACCTGGTCCAGGAGCTTTTTCTACGCTTCTGGCGCCGCCCCGAGGTCAAGGTCGAAGCGTTGGACACCTACTTGCTGCGGTGCGCCGGTAACCTGGCCATCGACCACCTGCGCAGCGAGGGTAGCCGCGAACGCGTGGCCGAAGTTGCTCTGCAGGTGGATGAAGCGGCCATGGGCCATGCCCCGGAGCAGGCGGTGGAGATCGACCACGACTTGCAGCGAATCGAAGCCGCCTTGCGTGCCTTGCCCGAGCGCACCCGGCAGATCTTTTTGCTCAACCGCATTCACGGCTGCAAGTACGGCGAGATCGCCAAAGCCATGCAACTGTCCCAGAGTGCTGTGGAAAAGCATATGATGCGCGCCCTTGAAGCGTGCAAGGCGAGTATTGCCGAACCCGCGCCCACCCCACGCCGGCCAGGGAGCGCCCGTCGATGA
- a CDS encoding DUF3325 domain-containing protein — protein sequence MLGNALIAFAGFVALCLAMEKHFSDLLGRKPRPGQLRLLRVVGWLLLMLSLALSVHLRGWAHGLVEWTAVTMAGVTLWVFGLPYQPRLLLGLAAASGVLGPLLAVFAV from the coding sequence ATGCTGGGTAACGCACTGATCGCATTCGCAGGCTTCGTCGCCCTCTGCCTTGCCATGGAAAAGCACTTTAGCGACCTGCTTGGGCGCAAGCCGCGCCCAGGGCAGCTGCGCCTGTTGCGTGTCGTGGGTTGGCTGCTGCTGATGCTGTCGTTGGCGCTCAGCGTGCACCTGCGTGGCTGGGCTCATGGCCTGGTGGAGTGGACGGCGGTGACGATGGCCGGGGTGACGCTGTGGGTGTTTGGCCTGCCATACCAGCCGCGCCTGCTGTTGGGCCTGGCCGCCGCCAGTGGGGTGCTGGGCCCGTTGCTTGCCGTGTTTGCCGTGTGA